Proteins from a single region of Sylvia atricapilla isolate bSylAtr1 chromosome 9, bSylAtr1.pri, whole genome shotgun sequence:
- the KDM4A gene encoding lysine-specific demethylase 4A isoform X2, with protein MASELESLNPGQRIMTFRPTMEEFRDFSRYIAYVESQGAHRAGLAKIVPPKEWKPRQCYDDIDELVIPAPIQQVVTGQSGLFTQYNIQKKAMTVREFRRIANSDKYCTPRYTDFEDLERKYWKNLTFNAPIYGADVNGTLYDKHVDAWNIGRLNTILDVVENESGITIEGVNTPYLYFGMWKTSFAWHTEDMDLYSINYLHFGEPKSWYSIPPEHGKRLERLAKGFFPGSAQSCEAFLRHKMTLISPSILKKYGIPFDKVTQEAGEFMITFPYSYHAGFNHGFNCAESTNFATLRWIEYGKQSVLCSCRKDMVKISMDVFVRKYQPDRYKLWKAGKDVTVIDHALPTPEAAEFLKGDLMQKVKNGKHCAEEMETEETCKEDVDGDETKRDLSSAASPSTA; from the exons ATGGCCTCGGAGCTGGAGAGCCTCAACCCCGGGCAGCGCATCATGACCTTCCGCCCCACCATGGAGGAGTTCCGCGACTTCAGCCGCTACATCGCCTACGTGGAGTCGCAGGGCGCCCACCGCGCCGGGCTGGCCAAG ATCGTGCCGCCTAAGGAGTGGAAGCCTCGGCAGTGCTACGATGACATCGATGAGCTCGTCATCCCCGCGCCCATCCAGCAGGTGGTGACGGGGCAGTCCGGGCTCTTCACGCAGTACAACATCCAGAAGAAGGCCATGACGGTCCGCGAGTTCCGCAGGATCGCCAACAGTGACAA GTACTGCACACCTCGGTACACAGACTTTGAAGaccttgaaagaaaatactggaagAACCTTACGTTCAATGCCCCCATCTATGGGGCTGATGTTAATGGCACACTCTATGACAAG CATGTAGATGCATGGAATATTGGCAGATTGAACACAATCCTGGATGTTGTGGAGAATGAAAGTGGCATAACCATTGAAGGAGTGAATACTCCTTACCTGTATTTTGGCATGTGGAAAACTTCCTTTGCATGGCACACAGAGGACATGGATCTCTACAGTattaattatttgcattttggggaGCCCAAATCATG GTACTCCATCCCTCCAGAGCACGGGAAACGGCTGGAGAGACTTGCAAAAG gttttttccCAGGAAGTGCCCAAAGCTGTGAAGCATTTCTCCGTCACAAGATGACTCTCATCTCTCCATCAATTCTGAAGAAATATGGAATTCCATTTGATAAG GTGACACAGGAGGCTGGAGAGTTCATGATAACCTTTCCTTATAGCTATCATGCTGGCTTTAACCATGGCTTTAACTGTGCTGAGTCTACCAACTTTGCTACTCTTCGGTGGATTGAGTACGGGAAGCAGTCGGTGCTG TGCTCATGTCGGAAGGACATGGTGAAGATCTCCATGGATGTGTTTGTGAGGAAGTACCAGCCAGATCGTTACAAGCTGTGGAAGGCTGGGAAGGACGTGACTGTCATTGACCATGCTCTTCCAaccccagaggcagcagagttCCTTAAAGGGGATCTCATGCAAAAAGTCAAGAATGGGAAACACTGTGCTGAGGAGATGGAAACAGAAGAGACTTGTAAAGAGGATGTGGATGGGGATGAGACAAAAAG GGATTTGTCTTCTGCAGCATCCCCAAGCACCGCATAG